A stretch of the Lolium perenne isolate Kyuss_39 chromosome 3, Kyuss_2.0, whole genome shotgun sequence genome encodes the following:
- the LOC127343562 gene encoding conserved oligomeric Golgi complex subunit 4, which translates to MAVPSLAPHPLRPDPAVPPDASADCPPSLDFGDPASLATLRGLTDAGAATRLLHECVAYQRALDARLDALLARRPDLDRAAASLLRSAPPLLSLAASDASALRDSSSSTAALADALSSRVRHLDAAHSRAESALARAEAALDRSRALDAARRALAADDLTAAASAAHEFLAIDSRFPTDDDLRRDLLDIKRRVEGLARRRLSAAVDAQDHPAVLRLVRLFPLLALADEGLQVYVAYLKNVVALRARADFEHLAELISATTQQPTPERPDFVGCLTRLFKDIVLAVEENDAVLRELRGEDAVAYAIIELQEECDTRGTQILRRYAEYRKLARLSSDINSYTKNLLSVVGSVANAAGGNEGPDPREVEHYLEEILALTQLGEDYTEFMVNKIRGLRDVKPELGPQAMKAFRNGSFSKMEKDLTGFYVILEEFFMVENIRKAIRIDEPVPDGLTTSMVDDVFFLLQSCCRRAASTASINSLLAVLGGATSLLSNEYQEALQWRMREPNLGAKLFLGGVGVHKTGEEIATALNNMDVSSEYVLKLRHEIEELCPEIFHAPADREKIKSCLSELGEINASFKKILYSGLEHLVASVAPRIRHVLDIVTTVSYELDDAEYGENEVNDPWVQKLLLAVDTNVAWLQPMMTSNNYDSFVHLIIDFIVKRLEVIMMQKRFSQLGGLQLDKDVRSLINHFSEMSQRPVRDKFSRLSQMSTILNFERVSEILDFWGDNAGHLTWLLTPAEVRRVLGLRIDFRPEAISALRL; encoded by the exons ATGGCCGTGCCGTCTCTCGCTCCGCACCCCCTGCGCCCCGACCCAGCGGTGCCGCCCGACGCATCCGCCGACTGCCCTCCCTCCCTCGACTTCGGCGACCCCGCATCCCTCGCCACCCTCCGCGGCCTCACCGACGCCGGCGCCGCAACCCGCCTTCTCCACGAGTGCGTCGCCTACCAGCGAGCCCTCGACGCCCGCCTCGACGCGCTCCTCGCCCGCCGCCCCGACCTCGACCGCGCCGCCGCGTCCCTGCTCCGCTCCGCCCCGCCGCTCCTCTCCCTCGCCGCCTCCGACGCCTCCGCCCTCagggactcctcctcctccaccgccgcgctAGCCGACGCGCTCTCCTCCCGCGTGCGCCACCTCGACGCGGCGCACTCCCGCGCCGAGTCCGCGCTCGCGCGCGCCGAGGCGGCGCTCGACCGCTCCCGCGCGCTCGACGCCGCGCGCCGGGCCCTGGCGGCCGACGACCTCACAGCCGCAGCCAGCGCGGCGCACGAGTTCCTCGCCATCGACTCGCGCTTCCCCACCGACGACGACCTCCGCCGCGACCTGCTAGACATCAAGCGCAGGGTCGAGGGGCTCGCGCGTCGGAGGCTCTCCGCCGCGGTCGACGCCCAGGACCACCCCGCCGTGCTGCGCCTTGTGCGCCTCTTCCCCCTCCTCGCCCTCGCGGACGAGGGTCTCCAGGTCTACGTTGCCTACCTCAAGAACGTCGTCGCCCTCCGCGCGCGTGCAGACTTCGAGCACCTTGCAGAGCTCATCTCCGCAACAACCCAGCAGCCTACCCCGGAGCGCCCGGATTTCGTCGGCTGCCTCACCCGTCTCTTCAAGGATATCGTGCTTGCTGTCGAAGAGAATGACGCGGTGCTTCGTGAGCTACGAGGTGAAGATGCCGTCGCCTATGCCATAATTGAGCTGCAGGAGGAATGCGACACGAGGGGCACCCAGATCCTTCGTCGCTATGCTGAGTACCGGAAACTTGCTCGTCTTTCCTCGGATATAAACTCCTATACCAAGAACCTTCTCTCTGTGGTGGGTTCTGTGGCCAACGCTGCAGGCGGCAATGAAGGGCCTGACCCCAGGGAGGTTGAGCATTATCTTGAGGAGATTCTTGCGTTGACACAGCTTGGTGAAGACtataccgagtttatggttaacaAGATCCGTGGACTCAGAGATGTCAAGCCTGAGCTCGGTCCGCAAGCAATGAAGGCCTTCCGTAATGGTAGCTTCAGTAAGATGGAGAAGGATTTGACCGGGTTCTATGTAATCTTGGAGGAGTTTTTCATGGTAGAGAACATAAGGAAGGCCATCCGGATTGACGAGCCAGTGCCTGATGGTCTCACTACCTCAATGGTGGATGATGTGTTTTTTCTACTGCAGAGTTGCTGCCGGCGGGCAGCATCCACTGCAAGCATAAATTCGCTGCTTGCTGTGCTTGGTGGGGCAACAAGCCTACTAAGCAATGAGTACCAGGAGGCACTGCAGTGGAGAATGAGGGAGCCAAACCTGGGTGCAAAGCTCTTCCTAGGTGGCGTTGGTGTTCACAAGACTGGGGAGGAGATTGCAACTGCACTCAACAACATGGATGTGAGCTCAGAGTATGTGCTGAAGCTCCGCCATGAGATTGAAGAGCTCTGTCCAGAG ATTTTTCATGCTCCTGCTGACCGGGAGAAGATCAAGTCCTGTTTATCAGAGCTAGGCGAGATCAATGCTTCCTTCAAGAAGATCCTTTATTCTGGACTGGAGCATTTAGTGGCGTCTGTCGCCCCCCGCATTCGTCATGTCCTTGACATTGTTACCACTGTTAGCTATGAGCTTGATGATGCCGAATATGGGGAAAATGAGGTGAATGACCCATGGGTGCAGAAGCTTCTCCTTGCAGTTGACACTAATGTTGCATGGCTCCAGCCAATGATGACATCGAACAACTATGATTCTTTTGTTCACTTGATCATCGACTTCATTGTCAAGAGGCTTGAGGTGATCATGATGCAGAAAAGGTTCAGCCAGCTGGGTGGCTTGCAGCTCGACAAGGACGTTCGTTCCCTAATTAATCATTTCTCAGAGATGTCACAGAGACCAGTCCGCGACAAGTTCTCAAGGCTGTCCCAGATGTCAACCATTTTGAACTTTGAGCGTGTATCCGAGATACTGGATTTCTGGGGCGATAACGCTGGGCATCTGACATGGCTGTTGACGCCTGCAGAGGTGAGGAGGGTCTTAGGCCTCAGGATTGACTTCAGGCCTGAAGCGATTTCTGCTTTGAGACTTTAA
- the LOC127343563 gene encoding uncharacterized protein codes for MEHDGEMAPPIPSHANAADADAAADDWAARDDFEESPAGSHSHPPAAAAAAVEAPEEALLAPPAEDIKEIESNLQSLELQPSDAPQDSGQTEAEERNRKRHLNVVFIGHVDAGKSTAGGQILFLSGQVDDRTIQKYEKEAKDKSRESWYMAYIMDTNEEERAKGKTVEVGRAHFETETTRFTILDAPGHKSYVPNMISGASQADIGVLVISARKGEFETGYERGGQTREHVLLAKTLGVSKLIVVINKMDDPTVGWSKERYDEIEGKMTPFLKSSGYNVKKDVQFLPISGLLGANMKTRMDKSICKWWNGPCLFEIMDCIEVPLRDPKGPVRMPIMDKYKDMGTVVMGKIESGTISEGDNLVVMPNKANVKVISVYCDEDKVRSAAPGENVRVKLSGIEEEDIAAGFVLSNVGNPVGAVTEFNAQLQILELLDNAIFTAGYKAVLHIHSVVEECEIVDLIEEIDLKRKKESDPKKKKPKRKPLFVKNGAVVVCRVQVSNLICIENFSDSPQLGRFTLRTEGKTIAVGKVVAVPPAGSTTFKA; via the exons ATGGAGCACGACGGCGAGATGGCGCCGCCGATCCCCTCCCACGCCAACGCCGCCGATGCGGATGCCGCAGCGGACGACTGGGCTGCGCGCGATGACTTCGAGGAGTCGCCAGCGGGGTCCCACTCTCATCCCCCGGCAGCCGCGGCCGCCGCCGTTGAAGCCCCAGAAGAGGCACTGCTAGCTCCTCCTGCCGAAG ATATCAAGGAAATCGAATCAAATCTCCAGTCACTGGAGCTGCAGCCAAGTG ATGCCCCACAGGACAGTGGTCAAACGGAAGCAGAGGAGCGGAATAGAAAGCGGCACTTGAATGTTGTGTTTATTGGCCATGTCG ATGCTGGGAAGTCAACTGCTGGTGGTCAGATATTGTTCTTAAGCGGTCAAGTAGATGACCGAACCATCCAAAAATATGAAAAAGAAGCAAAGGATAAAAGCCGTGAGAGCTG GTACATGGCGTACATTATGGACACAAATGAGGAAGAACGGGCCAAG GGGAAGACTGTTGAAGTTGGGAGAGCTCACTTTGAGACTGAAACTACAAGATTCACTATTTTAGATGCACCG GGCCACAAAAGTTATGTTCCAAACATGATAAGTGGTGCATCTCAAGCTGATATTGGTGTTTTG GTGATATCTGCTCGAAAAGGTGAATTTGAAACTGGGTATGAAAGAGGAGGACAGACTCGTGAACATGTGCTGCTGGCAAAAACTTTAGGTGTTTCTAAGTTGATTGTGGTCATAAATAAGATGGACGACCCTACTGTTGGATGGTCTAAAGAAAG ATATGATGAAATAGAAGGCAAAATGACTCCTTTCCTTAAATCATCAGGGTACAATGTTAAGAAAG ATGTCCAATTTTTGCCAATATCTGGTCTTCTGGGAGCTAATATGAAGACCCGAATGGATAAAAGTATCTGTAAATGGTGGAATGGCCCATGTCTATTTGAAATTATGGACTGCATCGAAGTTCCTTTACGAGATCCCAAAGGTCCAGTAAG GATGCCGATCATGGATAAATATAAAGATATGGGCACTGTTGTAATGGGAAAAATTGAGTCTGGGACTATCTCAGAGGGTGATAATCTGGTGGTTATGCCAAATAAG GCAAACGTGAAAGTCATTAGTGTGTACTGTGATGAAGACAAGGTTAGAAGTGCTGCACCTGGTGAGAACGTCCGTGTCAAATTGTCAGGAATTGAAGAAGAGGACATTGCTGCTGGTTTTGTTCTATCAAATGTTG GAAATCCTGTTGGTGCTGTAACTGAATTTAATGCTCAACTGCAGATACTAGAGTTGCTTGACAAT GCAATCTTCACTGCTGGCTACAAGGCAGTGCTGCATATCCATTCTGTAGTCGAGGAGTGTGAGATTGTAGATCTCATAGAGGAAATTGATCTGAAGAGGAAGAAAGAAAGTGACCCGAAGAAGAAAAAGCCAAAGAGGAAACCACTTTTTGTGAAGAACGGAGCTGTTGTTGTTTGCCGTGTACAG GTCAGTAACTTGATTTGTATCGAGAACTTCTCTGACTCTCCTCAGCTTGGAAGATTTACACTCCGGACAGAAG GTAAAACAATTGCCGTAGGAAAAGTTGTTGCTGTTCCACCAGCTGGGAGCACAACATTCAAAGCTTAA